The proteins below come from a single Triticum aestivum cultivar Chinese Spring chromosome 5D, IWGSC CS RefSeq v2.1, whole genome shotgun sequence genomic window:
- the LOC123122064 gene encoding probable inactive purple acid phosphatase 27 — MRGARLAPCLPLLLLAACWGGGADGHGVHPLSRVAIHRARVALDASAAVRASPNLLGSRGEDTAWVTVEFKIPRASDGDWIGVFSPSNFNASTCPGSHGSGPGPAICSAPIKYQFANYSSVYNRSGTGALKFQLINQRQDFSFGFFTGGLSNPALVAVSNRIVFANPKAPVYPRLALGKTWNEMTVTWTSGYGISEAHPFVEWGMKGSHPVHAPADTVTFGRESLCGEPARSVGWRDPGFIHTAFLKNLSPEKEYYYKIGHTLHDGKVVWGKPKSFRAPPYPGQKSLQRVVIFGDMGKDERDGSNEYQNYQPASLNTTDALIRDLDNTDIVFHIGDISYANGYLSQWDQFTQQVEPITSRVPYMIASGNHERDFPNSGSLYNGTDSGGECGVPAETMYYAPTEKRDNFWYSMDYGMFRFCVADSEHDWREGTEQYRFLDRCLGTVDRPKQPWLVFIAHRVLGYSSGFFYGFDGAFAEPMARQSLEGLWRRHRVDVAFYGHVHQYERTCPVYEERCVPDGHGQGTVHVVVGGGGSHLSSFTAVAPPWSVYREMDYGFGKLTASDARSLQFEYRRSSDGKVYDSFTLHRD, encoded by the exons ATGAGAGGCGCCCGCCTCGCCCCGTGCCTGCCCTTGCTCCTGCTCGCCGCTTGCTGGGGCGGAGGCGCCGACGGCCACGGCGTGCACCCGCTCTCGCGGGTCGCCATCCACCGCGCCCGCGTCGCCCTGGACGCCTCCGCCGCCGTGCGCGCGTCGCCCAACCTCCTCGGCTCGCGG GGCGAAGATACGGCTTGGGTGACCGTAGAATTCAAAATACCACGTGCAAGCGACGGCGACTGGATCGGGGTATTCTCCCCTTCCAATTTCAA CGCGTCCACGTGCCCTGGTTCCCATGGGTCTGGCCCTGGCCCTGCCATATGCTCGGCACCAATAAAG TATCAGTTTGCAAACTACTCGTCAGTATATAACAGGTCAGGGACAGGGGCTCTCAAGTTCCAGCTGATCAACCAACGGCAGGATTTCTCCTTCGGATTCTTCACCGGTGGACTCTCCAAT CCAGCGCTCGTCGCGGTGTCGAACAGGATCGTCTTCGCGAACCCGAAAGCCCCAGTTTACCCACGTCTAGCGCTCGGGAAAACATGGAACGAG ATGACTGTCACATGGACAAGCGGCTATGGCATCAGTGAGGCACACCCCTTCGTTGAATGGGGCATGAAAGGGAGCCATCCCGTGCACGCACCAGCTGACACTGTCACCTTTGGTCGTGAGAGCCTCTGCG GAGAACCTGCTCGTAGTGTTGGTTGGAGGGATCCAGGTTTCATACACACGGCTTTCCTCAAGAATCTATCGCCAGAAAAAGA ATACTACTACAAAATTGGACATACGCTCCATGATGGAAAAGTTGTATGGGGCAAGCCTAAATCTTTCAGAGCACCTCCTTACCCCGGGCAAAAATCACTGCAGAGGGTTGTTATTTTTGGCGACATGGGAAAG GACGAGAGGGACGGAAGCAACGAGTACCAGAATTACCAGCCTGCATCACTCAACACCACCGACGCGCTCATCAGGGACCTCGACAACACCGACATCGTGTTCCACATCGGCGACATCTCCTACGCCAACGGGTATCTGTCGCAGTGGGATCAGTTCACGCAGCAGGTCGAGCCAATCACCTCTCGAGTACCCTACATGATCGCAAG CGGGAACCACGAGCGAGATTTCCCCAACAGCGGGTCGCTGTACAACGGCACGGACTCCGGCGGCGAGTGCGGGGTGCCGGCCGAGACCATGTACTACGCGCCGACGGAGAAGAGGGACAACTTCTGGTACTCCATGGACTACGGAATGTTCCGGTTCTGCGTGGCGGACAGCGAGCACGACTGGCGGGAGGGCACGGAGCAGTACAGGTTCCTGGACCGCTGCCTGGGCACGGTGGACCGGCCGAAGCAGCCGTGGCTGGTCTTCATCGCGCACCGCGTCCTCGGCTACTCCTCGGGCTTCTTCTACGGCTTCGACGGGGCGTTCGCGGAGCCCATGGCGCGGCAGAGCCTGGAGGGGCTGTGGCGGCGCCACCGGGTGGACGTCGCCTTCTATGGCCACGTCCACCAGTACGAGCGGACGTGCCCCGTCTACGAGGAGAGGTGCGTGCCGGACGGGCACGGGCAAGGCACCGTCCACGTCGTCGTCGGGGGCGGCGGCAGCCACCTGAGCAGCTTCACCGCCGTGGCCCCGCCCTGGAGCGTGTACCGGGAGATGGACTACGGTTTCGGCAAGCTCACGGCGTCCGACGCCAGGTCGCTCCAGTTCGAGTACCGGCGGTCCAGCGACGGCAAGGTGTACGACAGCTTCACCCTGCACAGGGACTGA
- the LOC123122065 gene encoding fructokinase-1 produces MTTIVVFKSGDVGWTSVPARTHHPPVLFLSLSPSVCPEMAGGGELVVSFGEMLVDFVPTVAGVSLAEAPAFLKAPGGAPANVSIAVARLGGEAAFVGKLGDDEFGRMLAAILRDNGVDDGAVVFDAGARTALAFVTLRADGEREFMFYRNPSADMLLTADELNVDVIKRATVFHYGSISLIAEPCRSAHLRAMEIAKEAGALLSYDPNPREALWSSREEARTKILSIWDQADIVKVSESEVEFLTGIDSVEDDVVMKLWRPTFKLLLVTLGGKGCKYYARDFRGVVPSYKIQQVDTTGAGDAFVGALLRKIVQDPSSLQNQEKLEEAIKFANACGAITTTKKGAIPSLPTEIEVLQLMENA; encoded by the exons ATGACGACCATCGTGGTCTTCAAGTCAGGTGATGTTGGGTGGACTTCCGTCCCGGCGCGCACACATCATCCCCCCGTTCTCTTTCTCTCCCTGTCTCCGTCCGTGTGCCCGGAAATGGCGGGCGGGGGCGAGCTGGTGGTCAGCTTCGGGGAGATGCTGGTGGACTTCGTGCCGACGGTGGCGGGGGTGTCGCTGGCGGAGGCGCCGGCCTTCCTCAAGGCCCCGGGGGGCGCGCCGGCCAACGTCTCCATCGcggtcgcgcggctcggcggcgagGCCGCCTTCGTCGGCAagctcggcgacgacgagttcggccgGATGCTGGCCGCCATCCTCCGCGACAACGGCGTCGACGACGGCGCCGTCGTCTTCGACGCGGGGGCGCGCACCGCGCTCGCCTTCGTCACGCTGCGCGCCGACGGGGAGCGCGAGTTCATGTTCTACCGCAACCCCAGCGCCGACATGCTCCTCACCGCCGACGAGCTCAACGTCGACGTCATCAAGAGG GCTACAGTCTTCCATTATGGATCAATAAGCTTGATTGCTGAGCCTTGCCGGTCGGCACATCTGCGCGCCATGGAGATCGCCAAAGAGGCCGGCGCGCTTCTCTCATATGATCCGAACCCAAGGGAGGCATTGTGGTCATCCCGTGAGGAGGCTCGCACCAAGATCTTGAGTATCTGGGACCAGGCAGACATTGTCAAGGTCAGTGAGTCTGAGGTCGAGTTTTTGACTGGCATCGACTCAGTAGAGGACGATGTTGTCATGAAGCTCTGGCGCCCTACCTTTAAGCTCCTCCTGGTCACTCTTGGAGGCAAAGGCTGCAAGTACTATGCCAGG GATTTCCGTGGAGTTGTCCCGTCATACAAAATACAACAAGTTGATACAACAGGTGCTGGTGATGCATTTGTTGGTGCTCTGCTCCGGAAAATTGTCCAAGATCCATCATCATTGCAA AATCAGGAAAAGCTCGAGGAGGCGATTAAATTTGCCAATGCATGCGGAGCAATCACCACCACAAAGAAAGGGGCAATCCCTTCATTGCCCACAGAAATTGAGGTCTTGCAGCTGATGGAGAATGCATAG